In Maridesulfovibrio sp., the following proteins share a genomic window:
- a CDS encoding nodulation protein NfeD, whose translation MLELTKRSSLIYCLIIIAVVTMLSCQNQEASAANYNILLLKLQGGISPAQVQLLEGGLEQAGDDDHDLVLLQLDTPGGSVSSMRDMVKIIMNSEIPVCVWVGPEGAHAASAGTFITASAVVAAMAPGTSIGAASPVSTSGDDLSKTMSKKVIGDMVSLITGIARKRGRNIEWYVQSVKDGVSVDAQDAATLNVVDYIALSVDDFLEQLGARGVVLRGQKVRFLKDEVDIAEYDPGLRYDVLSWLLDPQVAYFLLLGGILGLFFEFSHPGVVLPGVIGAFCLVTGLYAMSILPTNAAGLLLLLLGSVLFVLEIFIVSYGLLSLGAVISLFIGSLVLFREGSPGIPLEIILGTVLTFSAFFGLVIYLVTKAQISRSGVGIASMVGLEGEVIELRGERMKVRVRGEIWNAETGDKIIFAEGTLIEVVQVHGLTLIVAKKN comes from the coding sequence ATGCTTGAATTAACGAAACGTTCATCTCTCATTTATTGCTTGATCATCATTGCTGTGGTCACGATGCTTAGCTGTCAGAATCAGGAGGCTTCAGCTGCAAATTATAATATTTTGTTGCTGAAGTTGCAGGGCGGGATAAGTCCGGCTCAGGTCCAGCTTCTCGAAGGTGGCCTTGAGCAAGCAGGTGATGACGATCATGATCTTGTGTTGCTTCAGCTCGATACTCCGGGCGGTTCCGTTTCTTCAATGCGTGATATGGTTAAGATAATCATGAACAGTGAAATTCCGGTCTGCGTTTGGGTTGGTCCCGAGGGCGCTCATGCTGCTTCTGCCGGTACTTTCATCACTGCTTCTGCAGTGGTCGCGGCCATGGCTCCGGGAACTTCCATCGGAGCCGCCAGCCCGGTTTCTACTTCGGGGGATGATTTATCTAAAACCATGAGCAAGAAGGTTATCGGGGATATGGTCAGCCTGATTACAGGCATTGCCCGTAAGAGGGGGCGCAATATTGAATGGTATGTCCAGTCTGTTAAAGATGGCGTCAGTGTTGATGCCCAAGATGCAGCAACCTTGAACGTTGTGGATTATATAGCCTTGTCCGTGGATGATTTTTTGGAGCAGTTAGGCGCAAGGGGAGTCGTTCTCAGAGGACAAAAGGTAAGGTTTTTGAAGGATGAAGTGGATATAGCTGAGTATGATCCCGGTTTGCGATACGATGTCCTTTCATGGCTGCTCGATCCTCAGGTTGCATATTTCCTGCTGCTCGGCGGAATACTGGGACTGTTTTTTGAATTTTCCCATCCCGGAGTAGTCCTTCCCGGTGTTATAGGTGCTTTCTGTTTAGTTACCGGTCTCTATGCCATGTCGATCCTGCCTACAAATGCAGCCGGACTTCTTTTATTGCTCCTAGGTTCTGTTCTGTTCGTTTTGGAAATTTTCATTGTCAGTTACGGACTTCTTAGTCTCGGAGCAGTGATCAGTCTGTTCATCGGTTCGTTGGTATTGTTTCGGGAAGGTTCTCCGGGAATCCCATTGGAGATTATCCTTGGAACCGTCCTTACATTTTCCGCGTTTTTTGGCCTTGTTATTTACCTTGTTACCAAAGCTCAGATTTCCCGGTCAGGAGTGGGCATTGCGAGTATGGTTGGTCTGGAAGGGGAAGTCATTGAATTGCGCGGAGAGCGGATGAAGGTCCGTGTCCGTGGTGAAATCTGGAACGCTGAGACTGGGGACAAAATTATTTTTGCCGAAGGAACATTGATCGAGGTTGTTCAAGTCCATGGCCTTACCTTGATCGTCGCAAAAAAGAATTGA
- a CDS encoding slipin family protein, producing MTFFIPVILLVVFFLITALKVLNEYERGVIFRLGRVIKAKGPGLIILIPIVDRMTRVSLRIMTLDVPNQDVITRDNVSIKVNAVVYFRVTEPIKAILEVEDFMFATSQLAQTTLRSVCGGVELDEILSQREKVNSEIQEILDTHTDPWGIKVSTVELKYIDLPQEMQRAMAKQAEAERERRAKVINAQGEYQAADKLSEAAKIISAHPEALQLRYLQTLREMSAEGKSSTIIPLPIDLLKMLAPSADRGMTMDKKDQESD from the coding sequence ATGACGTTTTTTATTCCTGTTATTTTGTTAGTCGTGTTTTTTCTGATCACAGCTTTGAAAGTCCTGAATGAATATGAGCGGGGCGTGATTTTTAGATTGGGAAGGGTTATAAAAGCTAAAGGTCCCGGGTTGATAATATTGATTCCTATAGTTGATCGGATGACACGAGTTTCGTTGCGTATAATGACTCTCGATGTTCCTAATCAGGATGTTATCACCCGTGATAACGTAAGTATCAAGGTAAATGCAGTTGTTTACTTCAGGGTGACCGAGCCGATCAAGGCGATTCTGGAGGTTGAGGATTTTATGTTTGCCACTTCTCAGCTTGCGCAAACCACCTTGCGTAGCGTATGTGGAGGCGTTGAGCTTGACGAAATACTTTCCCAACGAGAAAAGGTTAATAGTGAAATTCAGGAAATTCTTGATACTCACACCGATCCTTGGGGCATTAAAGTCAGCACTGTTGAGCTTAAGTATATTGACCTACCGCAGGAAATGCAGAGGGCAATGGCTAAACAGGCTGAGGCTGAGCGTGAACGCCGTGCCAAGGTCATTAATGCACAGGGTGAATATCAGGCGGCGGATAAACTTTCCGAAGCTGCCAAGATCATTTCAGCCCATCCTGAAGCGTTACAGTTAAGATATTTGCAGACATTGCGAGAAATGTCTGCTGAAGGAAAATCTTCCACCATCATTCCTCTTCCTATCGATTTATTGAAAATGTTGGCTCCGAGTGCTGACAGGGGAATGACAATGGATAAAAAAGACCAAGAGAGCGATTAA